One part of the Lotus japonicus ecotype B-129 chromosome 2, LjGifu_v1.2 genome encodes these proteins:
- the LOC130736551 gene encoding uncharacterized protein LOC130736551, which yields MEKIFEALHTPDAEKVSLATFMLKGDAEYWWRSARQLMTANHEAITWESFRKAFMDKYFPETAREEMENKFLSLRQGPTSVGEYAARLEALSKHFRFFQNQVDEVYLCNRFMRGLRNEIEKAVRPLGIRVYQQQVEKAREVEAMENRQRGHTESGGTVRPGQNQPGRFNGQRPVGKFDKGKAPMRKPYQRPAAQVPNVVRGATPVTKEDVTCYKCNEKGHYANECSKEIVCWRCRKPGHVERNCPSAAQTEPVLNTARGKRPSAPGRLFAISGEQAAVTDDLIQGTCLIAGTSLIVLFDSGATHSFIAEDCVKRLGLLTADLPFNLVVTTPAADRLVTRTACLQCPLVYEDWKFFANLVCLGLKELDVILGMDWLAQYHVLLDCANKAEYADVFPEDVPGLPPVRETEFSIDIVPGTGPISMAPYRMAPAELAELAKQLDDLSSKGFIRPSVSPWGAPVLLVGYCVTLKKSGRYIQAPTDVPIQASEPAPHPEIALLAARIDRIQDDQQRFFQMVEHQGIIQSEQSRQIQESSSRMENMMKYLIENLPSSSKP from the exons ATGGAGAAGATCTTCGAGGCACTCCATACCCCAGATGCCGAGAAGGTCAGCTTGGCAACTTTCATGCTGAAGGGTGATGCCGAGTATTGGTGGCGTAGTGCCAGACAGCTGATGACGGCCAATCATGAGGCCATCACCTGGGAGTCTTTCAGGAAGGCTTTCATGGACAAGTACTTCCCGGAGACAGCAAGGGAAGAAATGGAGAACAAGTTCCTCAGCTTGAGGCAAGGACCTACGTCCGTGGGGGAATATGCTGCACGTTTGGAAGCCTTATCCAAACACTTTCGTTTCTTCCAGAACCAGGTGGATGAGGTTTATCTGTGCAACAGGTTTATGCGCGGATTGAGGAATGAGATTGAGAAGGCTGTTAGGCCTTTGGGAATCAGGGTCTATCAACAGCAGGTTGAGAAGGCTCGTGAAGTCGAGGCTATGGAGAACAGGCAAAGAGGCCATACAGAGAGCGGAGGAACAGTGCGCCCGGGACAGAATCAACCGGGAAGATTCAATGGACAGAGACCAGTGGGGAAGTTCGATAAGGGCAAGGCGCCAATGAGAAAGCCTTACCAGCGCCCAGCTGCCCAAGTGCCAAATGTTGTGAGGGGAGCAACCCCTGTTACAAAGGAAGATGTGACCTGCTACAAGTGCAATGAGAAaggacactatgctaatgaaTGTAGCAAGGAGATTGTATGCTGGAGATGCCGAAAACCAGGACATGTGGAGAGAAATTGCCCGAGTGCTGCTCAAACTGAGCCAGTGCTGAATACTGCCAGGGGGAAACGACCATCTGCTCCAGGTCGTCTCTTTGCTATTTCTGGCGAACAGGCCGCCGTTACTGATGACCTTATCCAGGGTACGTGTCTTATTGCTGGAACATCACTAATTGTTTTATTTGATTCGGGTGCTACGCACTCATTCATTGCTGAGGATTGTGTGAAGAGGTTAGGGTTACTGACTGCTGACCTACCCTTCAATCTGGTGGTGACAACCCCTGCCGCTGATCGATTAGTTACACGCACGGCATGCTTACAATGTCCGTTGGTTTACGAGGATTGGAAGTTCTTTGCGAACCTCGTCTGTTTAGGGCTCAAAGAGCTGGATGTGATcttgggaatggattggttagcGCAATATCACGTGCTCTTAGATTGTGCTAACAAGGCG GAGTATGCCGATGTGTTCCCAGAAGATGTACCCGGCTTACCACCAGTTAGAGAGACGGAGTTCTCTATTGACATTGTGCCTGGTACTGGACCAATATCAATGGCACCTTATCGTATGGCCCCAGCGGAGTTGGCAGAATTGGCAAAGCAGTTGGATGATCTATCctcaaagggattcattcgacctagCGTATCGCCTTGGGGTGCACCTGtgctattg gttggttactgtgtgacactcaagaaatcggggcgttacattcaGGCACCTACAGATGTTCCTATTCAAGCTTCAGAACCAGCTCCACATCCGGAAATTGCTCTCCTGGCTGCCAGAATTGATAGGatacaagatgatcagcagaggttttttcagatggttgagcatcaAGGCATCATTCAGAGTGAACAAAGTCGGCAGATTCAGGAATCTTCAAGTAGAATGGAGAACATGATGAAGTATCTGATCGAGAATCTCCCATCTTCATCAAAGCCTTGA